The Homo sapiens chromosome 5, GRCh38.p14 Primary Assembly genome includes a window with the following:
- the JADE2 gene encoding E3 ubiquitin-protein ligase Jade-2 isoform 10 (isoform 10 is encoded by transcript variant 16), whose product MVPTAAIAVGGYFLGGMEEKRRKYSISSDNSDTTDSHATSTSASRCSKLPSSTKSGWPRQNEKKPSEVFRTDLITAMKIPDSYQLSPDDYYILADPWRQEWEKGVQVPAGAEAIPEPVVRILPPLEGPPAQASPSSTMLGEGSQPDWPGGSRYDLDEIDAYWLELINSELKEMERPELDELTLERVLEELETLCHQNMARAIETQEGLGIEYDEDVVCDVCRSPEGEDGNEMVFCDKCNVCVHQACYGILKVPTGSWLCRTCALGVQPKCLLCPKRGGALKPTRSGTKWVHVSCALWIPEVSIGCPEKMEPITKISHIPASRWALSCSLCKECTGTCIQCSMPSCVTAFHVTCAFDHGLEMRTILADNDEVKFKSFCQEHSDGGPRNEPTSEPTEPSQAGEDLEKVTLRKQRLQQLEEDFYELVEPAEVAERLDLAEALVDFIYQYWKLKRKANANQPLLTPKTDEVDNLAQQEQDVLYRRLKLFTHLRQDLERVRNLCYMVTRRERTKHAICKLQEQIFHLQMKLIEQDLCRAGLSTSFPIDGTFFNSWLAQSVQITAENMAMSEWPLNNGHREDPAPGLLSEELLQDEETLLSFMRDPSLRPGDPARKARGRTRLPAKKKPPPPPPQDGPGSRTTPDKAPKKTWGQDAGSGKGGQGPPTRKPPRRTSSHLPSSPAAGDCPILATPESPPPLAPETPDEAASVAADSDVQVPGPAASPKPLGRLRPPRESKVTRRLPGARPDAGMGPPSAVAERPKVSLHFDTETDGYFSDGEMSDSDVEAEDGGVQRGPREAGAEEVVRMGVLAS is encoded by the exons GTCATGCGACATCTACATCCGCATCAAGATGCTCCAAACTGCCCAGCAGCACCAAGTCGGGCTGGCCCCGACAGAACGAAAAGAAGCCCTCCGAG GTTTTCCGGACAGACTTGATCACAGCCATGAAGATCCCGGACTCATACCAGCTCAGCCCGGATGACTACTACATCCTGGCAGACCCATGGCGACAGGAATGGGAGAAAGGTGTGCAGGTGCCTGCCGGGGCAGAGGCCATCCCAGAGCCCGTGGTGAG GATCCTCCCACCACTGGAAGGCCCCCCTGCCCAGGCATCCCCGAGCAGCACCATGCTTGGTGAGGGCTCCCAGCCTGATTGGCCAGGGGGCAGCCGCTATGACTTGGACGAGATTGATGCCTACTGGCTGGAGCTCATCAACTCGGAGCTTAAGGAGATGG AGAGGCCGGAGCTGGACGAGCTGACATTAGAGCGTGTGCTGGAGGAGCTGGAGACCCTGTGCCACCAGAATATGGCCAGGGCCATTGAGACGCAGGAGGGGCTGGGCATCGAGTACGACGAGGATGTTGTCTGCGACGTGTGTCGCTCTCCTGAGGGCGAGGATGGCAACGAGATGGTCTTCTGTGACAAGTGCAACGTCTGTGTGCATCAG GCATGCTACGGGATCCTCAAGGTGCCCACGGGCAGCTGGCTGTGCCGGACGTGTGCCCTGGGTGTCCAGCCAAAGTGCCTGCTCTGCCCCAAGCGAGGAGGAGCCTTGAAGCCCACTAGAAGTGGGACCAAGTGGGTGCATGTCAGCTGTGCCCTATGGATTCCTGAG GTCAGCATCGGCTGCCCAGAGAAGATGGAGCCCATCACCAAGATCTCGCATATCCCAGCCAGCCGCTGGGCTCTGTCCTGCAGCCTCTGCAAGGAATGCACAGGCACCTGCATCCAG TGTTCCATGCCTTCCTGCGTCACAGCGTTCCATGTCACATGCGCCTTTGACCACGGCCTGGAAATGCGGACTATATTAGCAGACAACGATGAGGTCAAGTTCAAGTCATTCTGCCAGGAGCACAGTGACGGGGGCCCACGTAATGAGCCCACATCTGAGCCCACGGAACCCAGCCAGGCTGGCGAGGACCTGGAAAAGGTGACCCTGCGCAAGCAGCGGCTGCAGCAGCTAGAGGAGGACTTCTACGAGCTGGTGGAGCCGGCTGAGGTGGCTGAGCGGCTGGACCTGGCTGAGGCACTGGTCGACTTCATCTACCAGTACTGGAAGCTGAAGAGGAAAGCCAATGCCAACCAGCCGCTGCTGACCCCCAAGACCGACGAGGTGGACAACCTGGCCCAGCAGGAGCAGGACGTCCTCTACCGCCGCCTGAAGCTCTTCACCCATCTGCGGCAGGACCTAGAGAGG GTTAGAAATCTGTGCTACATGGTGACAAGGCGCGAGAGAACGAAACACGCCATCTGCAAACTCCAGGAGCAGATATTCCACCTGCAGATGAAACTTATTGAACAGGATCTGTGTCGAG cAGGCCTGTCCACCTCATTCCCCATCGATGGCACCTTCTTCAACAGCTGGCTGGCACAGTCGGTGCAGATCACAGCAGAGAACATGGCCATGAGCGAGTGGCCACTGAACAATGGGCACCGCGAGGACCCTGCTCCAGGGCTGCTGTCAGAGGAACTGCTGCAGGACGAGGAGACACTGCTCAGCTTCATGCGGGACCCCTCGCTGCGACCTGGTGACCCTGCTAGGAAGGCCCGAGGCCGCACCCGCCTGCCTGCCAAGAagaaaccaccaccaccaccaccgcagGACGGGCCTGGTTCACGGACGACTCCAGACAAAGCCCCCAAGAAGACCTGGGGCCAGGATGCAGGCAGTGGCAAGGGGGGTCAAGGGCCACCTACCAGGAAGCCACCACGTCGGACATCTTCTCACTTGCCGTCCAGCCCTGCAGCCGGGGACTGTCCCATCCTAGCCACCCCTGAAAGCCCCCCGCCACTGGCCCCTGAGACCCCGGACGAGGCAGCCTCAGTAGCTGCTGACTCAGATGTCCAAGTGCCTGGCCCTGCAGCAAGCCCTAAGCCTTTGGGCCGGCTCCGGCCACCCCGCGAGAGCAAGGTAACCCGGAGATTGCCGGGTGCCAGGCCTGATGCTGGGATGGGACCACCTTCAGCTGTGGCTGAGAGGCCCAAGGTCAGCCTGCATTTTGACACTGAGACTGATGGCTACTTCTCTGATGGGGAGATGAGCGACTCAGATGTAGAGGCCGAGGACGGTGGGGTGCAGCGGGGTCcccgggaggcaggggcagaggaGGTGGTCCGCATGGGCGTACTGGCCTCCTAA
- the JADE2 gene encoding E3 ubiquitin-protein ligase Jade-2 isoform X6 produces the protein MKRNGIRLQDCKRKWMEEKRRKYSISSDNSDTTDSHATSTSASRCSKLPSSTKSGWPRQNEKKPSEVFRTDLITAMKIPDSYQLSPDDYYILADPWRQEWEKGVQVPAGAEAIPEPVVRILPPLEGPPAQASPSSTMLGEGSQPDWPGGSRYDLDEIDAYWLELINSELKEMERPELDELTLERVLEELETLCHQNMARAIETQEGLGIEYDEDVVCDVCRSPEGEDGNEMVFCDKCNVCVHQACYGILKVPTGSWLCRTCALGVQPKCLLCPKRGGALKPTRSGTKWVHVSCALWIPEVSIGCPEKMEPITKISHIPASRWALSCSLCKECTGTCIQCSMPSCVTAFHVTCAFDHGLEMRTILADNDEVKFKSFCQEHSDGGPRNEPTSEPTEPSQAGEDLEKVTLRKQRLQQLEEDFYELVEPAEVAERLDLAEALVDFIYQYWKLKRKANANQPLLTPKTDEVDNLAQQEQDVLYRRLKLFTHLRQDLERVRNLCYMVTRRERTKHAICKLQEQIFHLQMKLIEQDLCRERSGRRAKGKKSDSKRKGCEGSKGSTEKKEKVKAGPDSVLGQLGLSTSFPIDGTFFNSWLAQSVQITAENMAMSEWPLNNGHREDPAPGLLSEELLQDEETLLSFMRDPSLRPGDPARKARGRTRLPAKKKPPPPPPQDGPGSRTTPDKAPKKTWGQDAGSGKGGQGPPTRKPPRRTSSHLPSSPAAGDCPILATPESPPPLAPETPDEAASVAADSDVQVPGPAASPKPLGRLRPPRESKVTRRLPGARPDAGMGPPSAVAERPKVSLHFDTETDGYFSDGEMSDSDVEAEDGGVQRGPREAGAEEVVRMGVLAS, from the exons GTCATGCGACATCTACATCCGCATCAAGATGCTCCAAACTGCCCAGCAGCACCAAGTCGGGCTGGCCCCGACAGAACGAAAAGAAGCCCTCCGAG GTTTTCCGGACAGACTTGATCACAGCCATGAAGATCCCGGACTCATACCAGCTCAGCCCGGATGACTACTACATCCTGGCAGACCCATGGCGACAGGAATGGGAGAAAGGTGTGCAGGTGCCTGCCGGGGCAGAGGCCATCCCAGAGCCCGTGGTGAG GATCCTCCCACCACTGGAAGGCCCCCCTGCCCAGGCATCCCCGAGCAGCACCATGCTTGGTGAGGGCTCCCAGCCTGATTGGCCAGGGGGCAGCCGCTATGACTTGGACGAGATTGATGCCTACTGGCTGGAGCTCATCAACTCGGAGCTTAAGGAGATGG AGAGGCCGGAGCTGGACGAGCTGACATTAGAGCGTGTGCTGGAGGAGCTGGAGACCCTGTGCCACCAGAATATGGCCAGGGCCATTGAGACGCAGGAGGGGCTGGGCATCGAGTACGACGAGGATGTTGTCTGCGACGTGTGTCGCTCTCCTGAGGGCGAGGATGGCAACGAGATGGTCTTCTGTGACAAGTGCAACGTCTGTGTGCATCAG GCATGCTACGGGATCCTCAAGGTGCCCACGGGCAGCTGGCTGTGCCGGACGTGTGCCCTGGGTGTCCAGCCAAAGTGCCTGCTCTGCCCCAAGCGAGGAGGAGCCTTGAAGCCCACTAGAAGTGGGACCAAGTGGGTGCATGTCAGCTGTGCCCTATGGATTCCTGAG GTCAGCATCGGCTGCCCAGAGAAGATGGAGCCCATCACCAAGATCTCGCATATCCCAGCCAGCCGCTGGGCTCTGTCCTGCAGCCTCTGCAAGGAATGCACAGGCACCTGCATCCAG TGTTCCATGCCTTCCTGCGTCACAGCGTTCCATGTCACATGCGCCTTTGACCACGGCCTGGAAATGCGGACTATATTAGCAGACAACGATGAGGTCAAGTTCAAGTCATTCTGCCAGGAGCACAGTGACGGGGGCCCACGTAATGAGCCCACATCTGAGCCCACGGAACCCAGCCAGGCTGGCGAGGACCTGGAAAAGGTGACCCTGCGCAAGCAGCGGCTGCAGCAGCTAGAGGAGGACTTCTACGAGCTGGTGGAGCCGGCTGAGGTGGCTGAGCGGCTGGACCTGGCTGAGGCACTGGTCGACTTCATCTACCAGTACTGGAAGCTGAAGAGGAAAGCCAATGCCAACCAGCCGCTGCTGACCCCCAAGACCGACGAGGTGGACAACCTGGCCCAGCAGGAGCAGGACGTCCTCTACCGCCGCCTGAAGCTCTTCACCCATCTGCGGCAGGACCTAGAGAGG GTTAGAAATCTGTGCTACATGGTGACAAGGCGCGAGAGAACGAAACACGCCATCTGCAAACTCCAGGAGCAGATATTCCACCTGCAGATGAAACTTATTGAACAGGATCTGTGTCGAG AGCGGTCTGGGAGGAGAGCAAAGGGCAAGAAGAGTGACTCGAAGAGGAAGGGCTGCGAGGGCTCCAAGGGCAGcactgagaagaaagagaaagtgaaggcGGGGCCTGACTCAGTCCTGGGGCAGCTGG GCCTGTCCACCTCATTCCCCATCGATGGCACCTTCTTCAACAGCTGGCTGGCACAGTCGGTGCAGATCACAGCAGAGAACATGGCCATGAGCGAGTGGCCACTGAACAATGGGCACCGCGAGGACCCTGCTCCAGGGCTGCTGTCAGAGGAACTGCTGCAGGACGAGGAGACACTGCTCAGCTTCATGCGGGACCCCTCGCTGCGACCTGGTGACCCTGCTAGGAAGGCCCGAGGCCGCACCCGCCTGCCTGCCAAGAagaaaccaccaccaccaccaccgcagGACGGGCCTGGTTCACGGACGACTCCAGACAAAGCCCCCAAGAAGACCTGGGGCCAGGATGCAGGCAGTGGCAAGGGGGGTCAAGGGCCACCTACCAGGAAGCCACCACGTCGGACATCTTCTCACTTGCCGTCCAGCCCTGCAGCCGGGGACTGTCCCATCCTAGCCACCCCTGAAAGCCCCCCGCCACTGGCCCCTGAGACCCCGGACGAGGCAGCCTCAGTAGCTGCTGACTCAGATGTCCAAGTGCCTGGCCCTGCAGCAAGCCCTAAGCCTTTGGGCCGGCTCCGGCCACCCCGCGAGAGCAAGGTAACCCGGAGATTGCCGGGTGCCAGGCCTGATGCTGGGATGGGACCACCTTCAGCTGTGGCTGAGAGGCCCAAGGTCAGCCTGCATTTTGACACTGAGACTGATGGCTACTTCTCTGATGGGGAGATGAGCGACTCAGATGTAGAGGCCGAGGACGGTGGGGTGCAGCGGGGTCcccgggaggcaggggcagaggaGGTGGTCCGCATGGGCGTACTGGCCTCCTAA